A single region of the Drosophila miranda strain MSH22 chromosome 2, D.miranda_PacBio2.1, whole genome shotgun sequence genome encodes:
- the LOC108157270 gene encoding extended synaptotagmin-2 isoform X2, translating into MRNTTPNQRATTMSDNTTSVPLADFIEPPNPTEDEPFVPLAEPRKMNDTPVAAAATPTPTTATTAPISNGTPTEAAAASAAATTTVATSGSSENSIFSILYTIGKKVAIVGSIYLVGYMGWSVAWLIAPVILSVARDQLGKTSAKKRDIAKASALACEKDVILARIDELPAWVYFPDVERCEWLNKILKQVWPNANHFTRTLVKETIEPNVALALSNYKMNGFRFDRIILGTIPPRIGGVKIYDKNVDRNEIIMDLDLFYASDCDINFYLGGMKGGIKDFQIHGWVRVVMKPLIRSMPLVGGLQIFFLNNPNIDFNLVGVIDFMDMPGLSDLLRRIIVEQIGAVMVLPNKLPISLSEEVSAVALKMPEPEGILRIHVVEAKDLMKKDISVLGKGKSDPYAIINVGAQEFKTQIIDNNVNPKWDYWCEATVFIEMGQFFEIQLKDSDDSKKDENLGRASIDIASVIKKGVVDSWLTLEDAKHGLLHVRLQWYKLTADPNDLQQILLETQLLRVTSMSSAVLSVFIDSARHLKQARSSSKPDPYLVCSLNKQKQQTAMIMRDDSPVWEQGFTFLVSNPDNESLNIKIYDQKTGNDIGQYTYTLSTLLKQFNMEVIQQPFQLQKSGPESKLYMSLSLRILKPGEIDKESDALEQVAALTRSSSVKTPDVAVVAPPTFKDPQAPNKRQSTESPISEEELAVPMKISPALSASTSSEKPISELAASVLTHHFPETSSTAGEHGLGRIQMSIRYSAQRQKLDVTLHKIVKIPLRDPSNIPDPYVKLYLLPGRTKESKRKTGVIKDNCNPVYDASFEYLISIAELRQTELEVTVCTQKGFLSGSSPIIGMLKIPLDDSEITTPAGLNTWFDLQPEMRHE; encoded by the exons ATGCGAAACACCACCCCCAACCAAAGAGCCACAACGATGAG CGATAACACCACATCTGTGCCCTTGGCTGACTTCATAGAACCGCCCAATCCAACCGAAGACGAACCATTCGTACCCCTGGCCGAGCCCAGAAAAATGAACGATACGCCCGTGGCAGCGGctgccacgcccacgcccaccaccgccaccaccgCACCCATCAGCAATGGTACGCCCACGGAGGCGGCTGCAGCATCGGCGGCTGCAACGACAACTGTGGCcaccagcggcagcagcgagAACAGCATCTTCTCCATACTCTATACGATTGGGAAAAAGGTGGCCATTGTGGGCTCCATCTATCTAGTGGGATACATGGGCTGGTCGGTGGCATGGCTGATAGCGCCGGTCATCCTGTCCGTGGCACGCGACCAGCTGGGCAAGACCTCGGCGAAGAAGCGGGACATAGCCAAGGCCTCGGCGCTGGCCTGCGAGAAGGATGTGATCCTGGCGCGAATTGATGAGCTGCCCGCCTGGGTGTATTTTCCCGATGTAGAACGATGCGAATGGCTGAATAAG ATTCTGAAACAGGTCTGGCCGAATGCCAATCATTTTACTCGCACGCTGGTCAAGGAGACCATCGAACCGAATGTGGCTCTGGCCCTGTCGAACTACAAGATGAACGGCTTTCGCTTCGATCGCATTATCCTGGGCACCATACCACCCCGCATCGGGGGCGTGAAGATCTACGACAAGAATGTGGACCGGAATGAGATCATCATGGACCTGGATCTCTTCTATGCCAGCGACTGCGACATCAATTTCTATTTGGGTGGCATGAAGGGCGGCATCAAGGACTTCCAGATCCATGGTTGGGTGCGTGTCGTAATGAAGCCCCTGATCCGTTCGATGCCCCTGGTGGGCGGTCTGCAGATCTTCTTTCTGAACAATCCGAATATCGATTTCAATCTGGTTGGTGTCATCGATTTCATGGACATGCCGGGCCTCAGTGATCTGCTGAGAAGGATCATTGTGGAGCAGATCGGCGCTGTGATGGTGTTGCCCAACAAGCTGCCCATTTCCCTGAGCGAAGAGGTGTCCGCGGTGGCTCTCAAGATGCCCGAACCAGAG GGCATTCTGCGCATTCATGTGGTGGAGGCCAAGGATCTGATGAAGAAGGACATCAGTGTGCTGGGCAAGGGCAAATCCGATCCCTATGCCATCATCAATGTGGGCGCCCAGGAGTTCAAGACCCAGATCATCGACAACAATGTGAATCCCAAGTGGGACTACTGGTGTGAG GCAACAGTTTTTATTGAAATGGGTCAATTTTTCGAGATACAATTGAAGGACTCGGATGATTCCAAGAAAGACGAGAACCTGGGCAG AGCCAGCATCGATATAGCCAGCGTGATCAAAAAAGGCGTTGTGGATAGC TGGCTGACTCTAGAGGATGCCAAGCATGGTCTGCTGCATGTTCGCCTGCAGTGGTACAAGCTAACCGCTGATCCCAATGATTTGCAGCAGATCCTGCTGGAAACCCAGCTCCTGCGGGTTACCTCCATGAGCTCGGCGGTACTCAGCGTTTTCATCGATTCGGCCAGGCATCTGAAG CAAGCTCGGTCCAGCTCCAAGCCCGATCCCTATCTGGTGTGCAGCCTCAACAAGCAGAAACAGCAGACGGCTATGATCATGAGGGACGACTCCCCCGTGTGGGAGCAGGGCTTCACTTTCCTGGTCAGCAATCCCGACAACGAGAGTCTGAACATCAAGATCTACGACCAGAAGACAGGCAACGATATCGGTCAATATACTTACACGCTGAGTACCCTGCTCAAGCAGTTCAACATGGAGGTGATCCAGCAGCCCTTCCAACTCCAAAAATCTGGCCCTGAATCCAAGCTCTATATGTCGCTGTCATTGCGGATATTGAAACCGGGCGAAATCGACAAGGAATCCGATGCTTTGGAGCAGGTGGCGGCCCTCACACGCAGCAGCTCTGTCAAGACACCCGATGTGGCTGTGGTGGCACCTCCAACCTTCAAG GATCCCCAAGCACCCAACAAACGCCAGTCCACAGAGTCACCCATCAGTGAGGAGGAGCTTGCAGTGCCCATGAAAATCTCACCGGCTCTGTCTGCCTCCACGTCCAGCGAGAAGCCGATTAGCGAGCTGGCCGCCTCGGTGTTGACCCATCACTTCCCCGAGACGAGCTCGACGGCGGGCGAGCACGGCCTTGGACGCATTCAGATGTCCATACGGTACAGTGCCCAGAGGCAGAAGCTCGACGTGACCCTGCACAAGATCGTGAAGATACCGCTGCGGGACCCCAGCAACATACCCGATCCGTATGTGAAGCTGTATCTGCTGCCGGGACGCACCAAGGAGTCGAAACGGAAGACGGGCGTGATCAAGGACAATTGTAATCCGGTTTACGATGCCTCGTTCGAGTACCTGATTTCAATAGCAGAGCTCAGGCAGACGGAGCTCGAGGTAACGGTCTGCACACAGAAGGGTTTTCTGTCCGGCAGCAGTCCCATCATTGGCATG CTGAAAATACCTCTGGACGACAGTGAGATTACCACGCCAGCGGGTCTGAACACATGGTTCGACCTGCAGCCTGAGATGCGGCACGAGTGA
- the LOC108157270 gene encoding extended synaptotagmin-2 isoform X1 — translation MRNTTPNQRATTMSDNTTSVPLADFIEPPNPTEDEPFVPLAEPRKMNDTPVAAAATPTPTTATTAPISNGTPTEAAAASAAATTTVATSGSSENSIFSILYTIGKKVAIVGSIYLVGYMGWSVAWLIAPVILSVARDQLGKTSAKKRDIAKASALACEKDVILARIDELPAWVYFPDVERCEWLNKILKQVWPNANHFTRTLVKETIEPNVALALSNYKMNGFRFDRIILGTIPPRIGGVKIYDKNVDRNEIIMDLDLFYASDCDINFYLGGMKGGIKDFQIHGWVRVVMKPLIRSMPLVGGLQIFFLNNPNIDFNLVGVIDFMDMPGLSDLLRRIIVEQIGAVMVLPNKLPISLSEEVSAVALKMPEPEGILRIHVVEAKDLMKKDISVLGKGKSDPYAIINVGAQEFKTQIIDNNVNPKWDYWCEACIFTTIGHLIGFSLWDYDQTMPGVLNDDVLGRASIDIASVIKKGVVDSWLTLEDAKHGLLHVRLQWYKLTADPNDLQQILLETQLLRVTSMSSAVLSVFIDSARHLKQARSSSKPDPYLVCSLNKQKQQTAMIMRDDSPVWEQGFTFLVSNPDNESLNIKIYDQKTGNDIGQYTYTLSTLLKQFNMEVIQQPFQLQKSGPESKLYMSLSLRILKPGEIDKESDALEQVAALTRSSSVKTPDVAVVAPPTFKDPQAPNKRQSTESPISEEELAVPMKISPALSASTSSEKPISELAASVLTHHFPETSSTAGEHGLGRIQMSIRYSAQRQKLDVTLHKIVKIPLRDPSNIPDPYVKLYLLPGRTKESKRKTGVIKDNCNPVYDASFEYLISIAELRQTELEVTVCTQKGFLSGSSPIIGMLKIPLDDSEITTPAGLNTWFDLQPEMRHE, via the exons ATGCGAAACACCACCCCCAACCAAAGAGCCACAACGATGAG CGATAACACCACATCTGTGCCCTTGGCTGACTTCATAGAACCGCCCAATCCAACCGAAGACGAACCATTCGTACCCCTGGCCGAGCCCAGAAAAATGAACGATACGCCCGTGGCAGCGGctgccacgcccacgcccaccaccgccaccaccgCACCCATCAGCAATGGTACGCCCACGGAGGCGGCTGCAGCATCGGCGGCTGCAACGACAACTGTGGCcaccagcggcagcagcgagAACAGCATCTTCTCCATACTCTATACGATTGGGAAAAAGGTGGCCATTGTGGGCTCCATCTATCTAGTGGGATACATGGGCTGGTCGGTGGCATGGCTGATAGCGCCGGTCATCCTGTCCGTGGCACGCGACCAGCTGGGCAAGACCTCGGCGAAGAAGCGGGACATAGCCAAGGCCTCGGCGCTGGCCTGCGAGAAGGATGTGATCCTGGCGCGAATTGATGAGCTGCCCGCCTGGGTGTATTTTCCCGATGTAGAACGATGCGAATGGCTGAATAAG ATTCTGAAACAGGTCTGGCCGAATGCCAATCATTTTACTCGCACGCTGGTCAAGGAGACCATCGAACCGAATGTGGCTCTGGCCCTGTCGAACTACAAGATGAACGGCTTTCGCTTCGATCGCATTATCCTGGGCACCATACCACCCCGCATCGGGGGCGTGAAGATCTACGACAAGAATGTGGACCGGAATGAGATCATCATGGACCTGGATCTCTTCTATGCCAGCGACTGCGACATCAATTTCTATTTGGGTGGCATGAAGGGCGGCATCAAGGACTTCCAGATCCATGGTTGGGTGCGTGTCGTAATGAAGCCCCTGATCCGTTCGATGCCCCTGGTGGGCGGTCTGCAGATCTTCTTTCTGAACAATCCGAATATCGATTTCAATCTGGTTGGTGTCATCGATTTCATGGACATGCCGGGCCTCAGTGATCTGCTGAGAAGGATCATTGTGGAGCAGATCGGCGCTGTGATGGTGTTGCCCAACAAGCTGCCCATTTCCCTGAGCGAAGAGGTGTCCGCGGTGGCTCTCAAGATGCCCGAACCAGAG GGCATTCTGCGCATTCATGTGGTGGAGGCCAAGGATCTGATGAAGAAGGACATCAGTGTGCTGGGCAAGGGCAAATCCGATCCCTATGCCATCATCAATGTGGGCGCCCAGGAGTTCAAGACCCAGATCATCGACAACAATGTGAATCCCAAGTGGGACTACTGGTGTGAG GCGTGTATTTTTACCACCATAGGCCACTTAATTGGGTTTTCTTTGTGGGACTATGATCAGACAATGCCAGGTGTACTAAACGATGATGTATTGGGCAG AGCCAGCATCGATATAGCCAGCGTGATCAAAAAAGGCGTTGTGGATAGC TGGCTGACTCTAGAGGATGCCAAGCATGGTCTGCTGCATGTTCGCCTGCAGTGGTACAAGCTAACCGCTGATCCCAATGATTTGCAGCAGATCCTGCTGGAAACCCAGCTCCTGCGGGTTACCTCCATGAGCTCGGCGGTACTCAGCGTTTTCATCGATTCGGCCAGGCATCTGAAG CAAGCTCGGTCCAGCTCCAAGCCCGATCCCTATCTGGTGTGCAGCCTCAACAAGCAGAAACAGCAGACGGCTATGATCATGAGGGACGACTCCCCCGTGTGGGAGCAGGGCTTCACTTTCCTGGTCAGCAATCCCGACAACGAGAGTCTGAACATCAAGATCTACGACCAGAAGACAGGCAACGATATCGGTCAATATACTTACACGCTGAGTACCCTGCTCAAGCAGTTCAACATGGAGGTGATCCAGCAGCCCTTCCAACTCCAAAAATCTGGCCCTGAATCCAAGCTCTATATGTCGCTGTCATTGCGGATATTGAAACCGGGCGAAATCGACAAGGAATCCGATGCTTTGGAGCAGGTGGCGGCCCTCACACGCAGCAGCTCTGTCAAGACACCCGATGTGGCTGTGGTGGCACCTCCAACCTTCAAG GATCCCCAAGCACCCAACAAACGCCAGTCCACAGAGTCACCCATCAGTGAGGAGGAGCTTGCAGTGCCCATGAAAATCTCACCGGCTCTGTCTGCCTCCACGTCCAGCGAGAAGCCGATTAGCGAGCTGGCCGCCTCGGTGTTGACCCATCACTTCCCCGAGACGAGCTCGACGGCGGGCGAGCACGGCCTTGGACGCATTCAGATGTCCATACGGTACAGTGCCCAGAGGCAGAAGCTCGACGTGACCCTGCACAAGATCGTGAAGATACCGCTGCGGGACCCCAGCAACATACCCGATCCGTATGTGAAGCTGTATCTGCTGCCGGGACGCACCAAGGAGTCGAAACGGAAGACGGGCGTGATCAAGGACAATTGTAATCCGGTTTACGATGCCTCGTTCGAGTACCTGATTTCAATAGCAGAGCTCAGGCAGACGGAGCTCGAGGTAACGGTCTGCACACAGAAGGGTTTTCTGTCCGGCAGCAGTCCCATCATTGGCATG CTGAAAATACCTCTGGACGACAGTGAGATTACCACGCCAGCGGGTCTGAACACATGGTTCGACCTGCAGCCTGAGATGCGGCACGAGTGA
- the LOC108157270 gene encoding extended synaptotagmin-2 isoform X3, protein MRNTTPNQRATTMSDNTTSVPLADFIEPPNPTEDEPFVPLAEPRKMNDTPVAAAATPTPTTATTAPISNGTPTEAAAASAAATTTVATSGSSENSIFSILYTIGKKVAIVGSIYLVGYMGWSVAWLIAPVILSVARDQLGKTSAKKRDIAKASALACEKDVILARIDELPAWVYFPDVERCEWLNKILKQVWPNANHFTRTLVKETIEPNVALALSNYKMNGFRFDRIILGTIPPRIGGVKIYDKNVDRNEIIMDLDLFYASDCDINFYLGGMKGGIKDFQIHGWVRVVMKPLIRSMPLVGGLQIFFLNNPNIDFNLVGVIDFMDMPGLSDLLRRIIVEQIGAVMVLPNKLPISLSEEVSAVALKMPEPEGILRIHVVEAKDLMKKDISVLGKGKSDPYAIINVGAQEFKTQIIDNNVNPKWDYWCEAAVEVSQHAILVLRLFDWDRTSDDESLGRASIDIASVIKKGVVDSWLTLEDAKHGLLHVRLQWYKLTADPNDLQQILLETQLLRVTSMSSAVLSVFIDSARHLKQARSSSKPDPYLVCSLNKQKQQTAMIMRDDSPVWEQGFTFLVSNPDNESLNIKIYDQKTGNDIGQYTYTLSTLLKQFNMEVIQQPFQLQKSGPESKLYMSLSLRILKPGEIDKESDALEQVAALTRSSSVKTPDVAVVAPPTFKDPQAPNKRQSTESPISEEELAVPMKISPALSASTSSEKPISELAASVLTHHFPETSSTAGEHGLGRIQMSIRYSAQRQKLDVTLHKIVKIPLRDPSNIPDPYVKLYLLPGRTKESKRKTGVIKDNCNPVYDASFEYLISIAELRQTELEVTVCTQKGFLSGSSPIIGMLKIPLDDSEITTPAGLNTWFDLQPEMRHE, encoded by the exons ATGCGAAACACCACCCCCAACCAAAGAGCCACAACGATGAG CGATAACACCACATCTGTGCCCTTGGCTGACTTCATAGAACCGCCCAATCCAACCGAAGACGAACCATTCGTACCCCTGGCCGAGCCCAGAAAAATGAACGATACGCCCGTGGCAGCGGctgccacgcccacgcccaccaccgccaccaccgCACCCATCAGCAATGGTACGCCCACGGAGGCGGCTGCAGCATCGGCGGCTGCAACGACAACTGTGGCcaccagcggcagcagcgagAACAGCATCTTCTCCATACTCTATACGATTGGGAAAAAGGTGGCCATTGTGGGCTCCATCTATCTAGTGGGATACATGGGCTGGTCGGTGGCATGGCTGATAGCGCCGGTCATCCTGTCCGTGGCACGCGACCAGCTGGGCAAGACCTCGGCGAAGAAGCGGGACATAGCCAAGGCCTCGGCGCTGGCCTGCGAGAAGGATGTGATCCTGGCGCGAATTGATGAGCTGCCCGCCTGGGTGTATTTTCCCGATGTAGAACGATGCGAATGGCTGAATAAG ATTCTGAAACAGGTCTGGCCGAATGCCAATCATTTTACTCGCACGCTGGTCAAGGAGACCATCGAACCGAATGTGGCTCTGGCCCTGTCGAACTACAAGATGAACGGCTTTCGCTTCGATCGCATTATCCTGGGCACCATACCACCCCGCATCGGGGGCGTGAAGATCTACGACAAGAATGTGGACCGGAATGAGATCATCATGGACCTGGATCTCTTCTATGCCAGCGACTGCGACATCAATTTCTATTTGGGTGGCATGAAGGGCGGCATCAAGGACTTCCAGATCCATGGTTGGGTGCGTGTCGTAATGAAGCCCCTGATCCGTTCGATGCCCCTGGTGGGCGGTCTGCAGATCTTCTTTCTGAACAATCCGAATATCGATTTCAATCTGGTTGGTGTCATCGATTTCATGGACATGCCGGGCCTCAGTGATCTGCTGAGAAGGATCATTGTGGAGCAGATCGGCGCTGTGATGGTGTTGCCCAACAAGCTGCCCATTTCCCTGAGCGAAGAGGTGTCCGCGGTGGCTCTCAAGATGCCCGAACCAGAG GGCATTCTGCGCATTCATGTGGTGGAGGCCAAGGATCTGATGAAGAAGGACATCAGTGTGCTGGGCAAGGGCAAATCCGATCCCTATGCCATCATCAATGTGGGCGCCCAGGAGTTCAAGACCCAGATCATCGACAACAATGTGAATCCCAAGTGGGACTACTGGTGTGAG GCTGCGGTCGAGGTCTCGCAGCATGCCATACTCGTGCTCAGACTCTTTGACTGGGACCGCACTAGTGATGATGAGTCGCTCGGCAG AGCCAGCATCGATATAGCCAGCGTGATCAAAAAAGGCGTTGTGGATAGC TGGCTGACTCTAGAGGATGCCAAGCATGGTCTGCTGCATGTTCGCCTGCAGTGGTACAAGCTAACCGCTGATCCCAATGATTTGCAGCAGATCCTGCTGGAAACCCAGCTCCTGCGGGTTACCTCCATGAGCTCGGCGGTACTCAGCGTTTTCATCGATTCGGCCAGGCATCTGAAG CAAGCTCGGTCCAGCTCCAAGCCCGATCCCTATCTGGTGTGCAGCCTCAACAAGCAGAAACAGCAGACGGCTATGATCATGAGGGACGACTCCCCCGTGTGGGAGCAGGGCTTCACTTTCCTGGTCAGCAATCCCGACAACGAGAGTCTGAACATCAAGATCTACGACCAGAAGACAGGCAACGATATCGGTCAATATACTTACACGCTGAGTACCCTGCTCAAGCAGTTCAACATGGAGGTGATCCAGCAGCCCTTCCAACTCCAAAAATCTGGCCCTGAATCCAAGCTCTATATGTCGCTGTCATTGCGGATATTGAAACCGGGCGAAATCGACAAGGAATCCGATGCTTTGGAGCAGGTGGCGGCCCTCACACGCAGCAGCTCTGTCAAGACACCCGATGTGGCTGTGGTGGCACCTCCAACCTTCAAG GATCCCCAAGCACCCAACAAACGCCAGTCCACAGAGTCACCCATCAGTGAGGAGGAGCTTGCAGTGCCCATGAAAATCTCACCGGCTCTGTCTGCCTCCACGTCCAGCGAGAAGCCGATTAGCGAGCTGGCCGCCTCGGTGTTGACCCATCACTTCCCCGAGACGAGCTCGACGGCGGGCGAGCACGGCCTTGGACGCATTCAGATGTCCATACGGTACAGTGCCCAGAGGCAGAAGCTCGACGTGACCCTGCACAAGATCGTGAAGATACCGCTGCGGGACCCCAGCAACATACCCGATCCGTATGTGAAGCTGTATCTGCTGCCGGGACGCACCAAGGAGTCGAAACGGAAGACGGGCGTGATCAAGGACAATTGTAATCCGGTTTACGATGCCTCGTTCGAGTACCTGATTTCAATAGCAGAGCTCAGGCAGACGGAGCTCGAGGTAACGGTCTGCACACAGAAGGGTTTTCTGTCCGGCAGCAGTCCCATCATTGGCATG CTGAAAATACCTCTGGACGACAGTGAGATTACCACGCCAGCGGGTCTGAACACATGGTTCGACCTGCAGCCTGAGATGCGGCACGAGTGA
- the LOC108157270 gene encoding extended synaptotagmin-2 isoform X4, which translates to MNDTPVAAAATPTPTTATTAPISNGTPTEAAAASAAATTTVATSGSSENSIFSILYTIGKKVAIVGSIYLVGYMGWSVAWLIAPVILSVARDQLGKTSAKKRDIAKASALACEKDVILARIDELPAWVYFPDVERCEWLNKILKQVWPNANHFTRTLVKETIEPNVALALSNYKMNGFRFDRIILGTIPPRIGGVKIYDKNVDRNEIIMDLDLFYASDCDINFYLGGMKGGIKDFQIHGWVRVVMKPLIRSMPLVGGLQIFFLNNPNIDFNLVGVIDFMDMPGLSDLLRRIIVEQIGAVMVLPNKLPISLSEEVSAVALKMPEPEGILRIHVVEAKDLMKKDISVLGKGKSDPYAIINVGAQEFKTQIIDNNVNPKWDYWCEACIFTTIGHLIGFSLWDYDQTMPGVLNDDVLGRASIDIASVIKKGVVDSWLTLEDAKHGLLHVRLQWYKLTADPNDLQQILLETQLLRVTSMSSAVLSVFIDSARHLKQARSSSKPDPYLVCSLNKQKQQTAMIMRDDSPVWEQGFTFLVSNPDNESLNIKIYDQKTGNDIGQYTYTLSTLLKQFNMEVIQQPFQLQKSGPESKLYMSLSLRILKPGEIDKESDALEQVAALTRSSSVKTPDVAVVAPPTFKDPQAPNKRQSTESPISEEELAVPMKISPALSASTSSEKPISELAASVLTHHFPETSSTAGEHGLGRIQMSIRYSAQRQKLDVTLHKIVKIPLRDPSNIPDPYVKLYLLPGRTKESKRKTGVIKDNCNPVYDASFEYLISIAELRQTELEVTVCTQKGFLSGSSPIIGMLKIPLDDSEITTPAGLNTWFDLQPEMRHE; encoded by the exons ATGAACGATACGCCCGTGGCAGCGGctgccacgcccacgcccaccaccgccaccaccgCACCCATCAGCAATGGTACGCCCACGGAGGCGGCTGCAGCATCGGCGGCTGCAACGACAACTGTGGCcaccagcggcagcagcgagAACAGCATCTTCTCCATACTCTATACGATTGGGAAAAAGGTGGCCATTGTGGGCTCCATCTATCTAGTGGGATACATGGGCTGGTCGGTGGCATGGCTGATAGCGCCGGTCATCCTGTCCGTGGCACGCGACCAGCTGGGCAAGACCTCGGCGAAGAAGCGGGACATAGCCAAGGCCTCGGCGCTGGCCTGCGAGAAGGATGTGATCCTGGCGCGAATTGATGAGCTGCCCGCCTGGGTGTATTTTCCCGATGTAGAACGATGCGAATGGCTGAATAAG ATTCTGAAACAGGTCTGGCCGAATGCCAATCATTTTACTCGCACGCTGGTCAAGGAGACCATCGAACCGAATGTGGCTCTGGCCCTGTCGAACTACAAGATGAACGGCTTTCGCTTCGATCGCATTATCCTGGGCACCATACCACCCCGCATCGGGGGCGTGAAGATCTACGACAAGAATGTGGACCGGAATGAGATCATCATGGACCTGGATCTCTTCTATGCCAGCGACTGCGACATCAATTTCTATTTGGGTGGCATGAAGGGCGGCATCAAGGACTTCCAGATCCATGGTTGGGTGCGTGTCGTAATGAAGCCCCTGATCCGTTCGATGCCCCTGGTGGGCGGTCTGCAGATCTTCTTTCTGAACAATCCGAATATCGATTTCAATCTGGTTGGTGTCATCGATTTCATGGACATGCCGGGCCTCAGTGATCTGCTGAGAAGGATCATTGTGGAGCAGATCGGCGCTGTGATGGTGTTGCCCAACAAGCTGCCCATTTCCCTGAGCGAAGAGGTGTCCGCGGTGGCTCTCAAGATGCCCGAACCAGAG GGCATTCTGCGCATTCATGTGGTGGAGGCCAAGGATCTGATGAAGAAGGACATCAGTGTGCTGGGCAAGGGCAAATCCGATCCCTATGCCATCATCAATGTGGGCGCCCAGGAGTTCAAGACCCAGATCATCGACAACAATGTGAATCCCAAGTGGGACTACTGGTGTGAG GCGTGTATTTTTACCACCATAGGCCACTTAATTGGGTTTTCTTTGTGGGACTATGATCAGACAATGCCAGGTGTACTAAACGATGATGTATTGGGCAG AGCCAGCATCGATATAGCCAGCGTGATCAAAAAAGGCGTTGTGGATAGC TGGCTGACTCTAGAGGATGCCAAGCATGGTCTGCTGCATGTTCGCCTGCAGTGGTACAAGCTAACCGCTGATCCCAATGATTTGCAGCAGATCCTGCTGGAAACCCAGCTCCTGCGGGTTACCTCCATGAGCTCGGCGGTACTCAGCGTTTTCATCGATTCGGCCAGGCATCTGAAG CAAGCTCGGTCCAGCTCCAAGCCCGATCCCTATCTGGTGTGCAGCCTCAACAAGCAGAAACAGCAGACGGCTATGATCATGAGGGACGACTCCCCCGTGTGGGAGCAGGGCTTCACTTTCCTGGTCAGCAATCCCGACAACGAGAGTCTGAACATCAAGATCTACGACCAGAAGACAGGCAACGATATCGGTCAATATACTTACACGCTGAGTACCCTGCTCAAGCAGTTCAACATGGAGGTGATCCAGCAGCCCTTCCAACTCCAAAAATCTGGCCCTGAATCCAAGCTCTATATGTCGCTGTCATTGCGGATATTGAAACCGGGCGAAATCGACAAGGAATCCGATGCTTTGGAGCAGGTGGCGGCCCTCACACGCAGCAGCTCTGTCAAGACACCCGATGTGGCTGTGGTGGCACCTCCAACCTTCAAG GATCCCCAAGCACCCAACAAACGCCAGTCCACAGAGTCACCCATCAGTGAGGAGGAGCTTGCAGTGCCCATGAAAATCTCACCGGCTCTGTCTGCCTCCACGTCCAGCGAGAAGCCGATTAGCGAGCTGGCCGCCTCGGTGTTGACCCATCACTTCCCCGAGACGAGCTCGACGGCGGGCGAGCACGGCCTTGGACGCATTCAGATGTCCATACGGTACAGTGCCCAGAGGCAGAAGCTCGACGTGACCCTGCACAAGATCGTGAAGATACCGCTGCGGGACCCCAGCAACATACCCGATCCGTATGTGAAGCTGTATCTGCTGCCGGGACGCACCAAGGAGTCGAAACGGAAGACGGGCGTGATCAAGGACAATTGTAATCCGGTTTACGATGCCTCGTTCGAGTACCTGATTTCAATAGCAGAGCTCAGGCAGACGGAGCTCGAGGTAACGGTCTGCACACAGAAGGGTTTTCTGTCCGGCAGCAGTCCCATCATTGGCATG CTGAAAATACCTCTGGACGACAGTGAGATTACCACGCCAGCGGGTCTGAACACATGGTTCGACCTGCAGCCTGAGATGCGGCACGAGTGA